From a region of the Mycobacterium sp. SMC-8 genome:
- a CDS encoding NAD(P)H-binding protein has protein sequence MKPVRTLVTGATGYIGSRLVAALLEDGHQVVAASRDPDRLAQFGWYDSVSTVTLDAHDEISANQAFTDAGPVDVVYYLVHGIGQPGFREADNRAAANVAAAAKAAGVGRIVYLGGFVPNENSLSEHLASRAEVAAALTIDGGPDVVWLGAAIIIGAGSTSFEMLRYVGDRFLLLPMPEWSANPIDPIAISDALHYLVAAVDTDAVPAGAYDIAGPETTTYGDLLRTYAKVAGIWRTPVAVYGVDTSLVSKLTGAVLPVPGGLAADLVESLDFPMLATAKSLRDLVPDPPDGLVGVQDAIQRAVASPPRRPVDELTDPHHLADTDPDWAGGDTLRLRQLARAVTPPVARPILGLLCFVPGPVAAAVRTGLDTVLGLVPRVSTA, from the coding sequence GTGAAACCCGTGCGCACCCTGGTCACCGGCGCGACCGGCTACATCGGATCCCGCCTGGTCGCGGCGCTCCTCGAGGACGGACACCAGGTGGTCGCGGCAAGCCGAGATCCGGACCGGTTGGCGCAGTTCGGCTGGTACGACAGTGTCTCGACGGTCACGCTCGATGCGCACGACGAGATCTCGGCCAACCAGGCCTTCACCGACGCCGGTCCCGTCGACGTCGTCTACTACCTGGTGCACGGAATCGGCCAGCCGGGATTCCGCGAGGCCGACAACCGCGCCGCGGCCAACGTGGCGGCCGCGGCGAAGGCCGCCGGGGTGGGACGCATCGTCTACCTGGGCGGGTTCGTACCGAATGAGAACTCGCTGTCGGAGCACCTGGCCAGCCGGGCCGAGGTCGCCGCCGCGCTGACCATCGACGGCGGGCCGGACGTGGTGTGGCTGGGGGCCGCGATCATCATCGGTGCGGGCTCCACGTCGTTCGAGATGCTGCGCTACGTCGGCGACCGGTTCCTGCTGCTGCCCATGCCGGAATGGTCGGCCAACCCGATCGACCCGATCGCGATCAGCGACGCGCTGCACTATCTGGTCGCCGCGGTCGACACCGACGCCGTGCCCGCGGGCGCCTACGACATCGCCGGTCCGGAAACCACCACCTACGGTGACCTACTGCGCACCTACGCGAAGGTGGCCGGCATCTGGCGCACGCCGGTCGCGGTGTACGGCGTCGACACCTCGCTGGTCTCGAAGCTGACCGGCGCCGTGCTGCCCGTTCCGGGTGGACTGGCCGCCGATCTCGTTGAGTCCCTGGACTTCCCGATGTTGGCGACGGCGAAGAGTCTCCGGGATCTGGTGCCCGATCCTCCCGACGGACTCGTGGGCGTCCAGGACGCGATCCAGCGGGCGGTCGCCAGCCCGCCTCGCCGGCCTGTCGACGAGCTGACCGACCCGCACCATCTCGCCGACACCGACCCCGACTGGGCCGGGGGCGACACCCTGCGGCTGCGGCAGCTGGCCCGTGCGGTGACACCGCCGGTGGCCCGGCCGATTCTCGGTCTGCTCTGTTTCGTTCCGGGTCCGGTCGCGGCGGCCGTGCGCACCGGGCTGGACACTGTGCTCGGACTGGTGCCCAGGGTGAGTACGGCGTGA
- a CDS encoding gamma carbonic anhydrase family protein codes for MPEPLILPVAGHSPDLHPDSWVAPNATVVGRVSLAAGASAWYGAILRAEAEPIEIGAGTNIQDGVTIHVDPGFPARVGAGVSVGHNAVLHGCTIEDNSLVGMGAVVLNGAVVGSGSLIAAGAVVPQNAVIPPGSMVAGVPGKVRRQLSEDEIAGIRSNAAVYQELVKLHRNQA; via the coding sequence ATGCCTGAGCCACTCATCCTGCCCGTCGCCGGCCACTCACCCGACCTGCACCCCGACAGCTGGGTGGCGCCCAACGCCACCGTTGTCGGCCGGGTCAGCCTCGCCGCCGGCGCGAGCGCCTGGTACGGCGCGATCCTGCGGGCCGAGGCCGAGCCCATCGAGATCGGGGCCGGCACCAACATCCAGGACGGCGTGACCATCCATGTCGATCCCGGCTTCCCGGCACGGGTGGGCGCGGGAGTCAGCGTCGGGCACAACGCGGTGCTGCACGGCTGCACCATCGAGGACAACTCACTGGTCGGCATGGGCGCGGTGGTGCTCAACGGCGCCGTCGTCGGATCGGGCTCGTTGATCGCCGCCGGCGCGGTGGTGCCGCAGAACGCGGTGATCCCGCCGGGATCCATGGTCGCCGGGGTGCCGGGCAAGGTGCGGCGCCAGCTCAGCGAGGACGAGATCGCCGGCATCCGCAGCAACGCCGCGGTGTATCAGGAGCTGGTGAAGCTGCACCGGAACCAGGCGTGA
- a CDS encoding SDR family NAD(P)-dependent oxidoreductase, with protein sequence MTSTSAPTALDIVEGVDLTGKTCVITGASSGLGRESARALARTGAHVILAARNTDALAETEAWIHAEVSDAALSSVHLDLTSLASVAAAAAEIAELTPAVHVLMNNAGVMFTPFGRTAEGFEMQFGTNHLGHFELTRLLFPALVAADGARVVNLSSEGHRMGDVDFQDPNWEHRDYDKFAAYGASKTANMLHAVELDRRLRDSSVRAFAVHPGIVATSLARHMTDDDFTSLNKSSAERTGDKPPTDFRTQFTTPEYGAATQVWAAVSAELDGSGGVYLSDCRVRTAAPYAVDESRALALWALSEHLCTPTASSSGAGA encoded by the coding sequence GTGACATCGACGTCAGCGCCGACCGCACTCGACATCGTCGAGGGAGTCGACCTCACCGGCAAGACCTGCGTCATCACCGGCGCCTCCTCCGGACTGGGCCGCGAGTCCGCCCGCGCCCTGGCCAGGACCGGTGCGCACGTGATCCTGGCGGCCCGCAACACCGATGCGCTCGCCGAGACCGAGGCGTGGATACACGCCGAGGTGTCCGACGCGGCGCTGTCGTCGGTGCACCTGGACCTGACGTCGTTGGCCAGCGTCGCGGCAGCCGCGGCGGAGATCGCCGAGCTGACGCCGGCGGTGCACGTGCTGATGAACAACGCGGGAGTGATGTTCACCCCGTTCGGCCGTACCGCCGAGGGCTTCGAAATGCAGTTCGGCACAAACCATCTGGGCCATTTCGAGCTGACGCGGCTGCTGTTCCCCGCGCTGGTCGCCGCCGACGGCGCACGGGTGGTCAACCTGTCCTCTGAGGGACACCGCATGGGTGACGTCGATTTTCAGGACCCGAACTGGGAGCACCGCGACTACGACAAGTTCGCCGCCTACGGCGCGTCGAAGACCGCCAACATGCTGCACGCGGTCGAGTTGGACCGCAGGCTGCGTGACAGCAGCGTGCGCGCCTTCGCGGTGCACCCCGGGATCGTGGCCACCTCGCTGGCCCGCCACATGACCGACGACGACTTCACGAGCCTGAACAAGTCCAGCGCGGAACGGACCGGCGACAAGCCGCCGACCGACTTCCGCACGCAGTTCACGACACCGGAGTACGGCGCCGCCACCCAGGTGTGGGCGGCCGTCAGCGCCGAACTCGACGGCAGCGGCGGGGTGTACCTGTCCGACTGCCGGGTGCGCACCGCCGCTCCCTACGCCGTCGACGAATCCCGTGCGCTGGCACTGTGGGCACTGTCCGAACACCTCTGCACACCGACCGCGTCGAGTTCGGGCGCGGGTGCGTGA